One genomic segment of Cellulophaga sp. HaHaR_3_176 includes these proteins:
- a CDS encoding DUF6340 family protein translates to MKNQIKILIYVSSVIFLSACSSTNKMTMGVTTPAKVFLSSDVKNIGIINRSIPSKENQELDKIDQILSAEGRNLDEKGAEAAISSLSSELSMIKNFDDIKILENIEGVKSGLAVLPATLSWEMIDQLCKENNVDVILSLAFYDTDTKTAYKVTTMPLENNLGVKVDVPAQEVTLNTLVTCGWRLYDPQSKLVIDDYQYNKKMVFTGKGINPLKAIEAVKRRNETIQEYSRNVGIAYANRYIPNKVRISRDYYITGTDNFKIAQRRALTGDWIGAADLWKQELNSTDLKILGRANYNMAISSEINGDLDQAIKYASSAYTDYENKLALDYVNILKHRKMQSQILEEQLSN, encoded by the coding sequence ATGAAAAATCAAATAAAAATTCTTATTTACGTAAGCTCTGTCATTTTTTTATCAGCATGTAGCTCTACAAATAAAATGACAATGGGAGTTACCACGCCTGCTAAGGTTTTTCTTTCGTCTGATGTGAAGAATATTGGAATTATAAATAGAAGTATTCCCTCTAAAGAAAACCAAGAACTCGATAAAATTGATCAAATACTTTCTGCTGAAGGTCGAAATTTAGATGAAAAAGGAGCAGAGGCAGCAATATCATCATTGTCTTCTGAATTAAGTATGATTAAAAATTTTGATGATATTAAAATTCTTGAAAATATAGAAGGTGTAAAAAGTGGATTAGCAGTATTACCAGCAACCTTATCTTGGGAGATGATAGATCAATTATGTAAAGAAAACAATGTAGATGTGATTTTATCATTAGCATTTTACGATACAGATACAAAAACAGCTTATAAAGTTACAACTATGCCTCTAGAAAATAATTTAGGAGTAAAAGTAGATGTACCTGCTCAAGAAGTTACATTAAACACTCTTGTAACTTGTGGATGGCGTTTATATGACCCACAATCGAAGCTAGTTATTGATGATTATCAGTACAATAAAAAAATGGTGTTTACAGGTAAAGGAATTAATCCTTTAAAAGCTATAGAGGCAGTAAAACGCAGAAATGAAACTATTCAAGAATATAGTCGAAATGTTGGTATTGCTTATGCTAATAGGTATATACCTAATAAAGTAAGAATATCGAGAGATTATTATATTACAGGAACTGATAATTTCAAAATCGCACAACGACGTGCTTTAACTGGCGATTGGATTGGTGCTGCTGACCTTTGGAAGCAAGAATTAAATAGTACTGATTTAAAAATTTTAGGTCGTGCGAATTATAATATGGCCATTAGTAGTGAAATAAATGGAGATTTAGATCAAGCAATTAAATACGCATCAAGTGCATATACAGATTATGAAAATAAGCTAGCTTTAGATTATGTAAACATACTTAAACATAGAAAAATGCAAAGTCAAATTTTAGAAGAGCAGCTTTCTAATTAA
- a CDS encoding uracil-DNA glycosylase, protein MKLDIHDSWATHLNEEFKKPYFINLMNFVDNEYREHTCYPEKDAIFSAFNHSTFDGTKIVIIGQDPYHGINQANGLCFSVKDGITHPPSLKNIFKELESDIQMAYPNSGNLESWAKQGILLLNATLTVRSSEAGSHQKQGWEIFTDAVIKLISSKKENVIFLLWGGFAKKKIKIIDQKKHHILESGHPSPLSANRGFWFGNAHFSTTNEILKKLKEPTVVWDL, encoded by the coding sequence ATGAAATTAGATATACATGATAGCTGGGCAACTCATTTAAATGAAGAGTTTAAAAAACCATATTTCATTAATTTGATGAATTTTGTAGATAATGAGTATAGAGAGCATACTTGTTACCCCGAAAAAGATGCTATTTTTTCAGCATTCAATCACAGTACTTTTGATGGCACTAAAATAGTAATAATAGGTCAAGACCCATACCATGGTATCAACCAAGCTAACGGGTTATGCTTTTCAGTAAAAGATGGTATAACTCACCCTCCTTCATTAAAAAACATATTTAAAGAACTAGAATCTGATATTCAAATGGCTTACCCTAATAGTGGTAATTTAGAATCTTGGGCTAAACAAGGCATTTTGTTATTAAATGCAACATTAACTGTACGCTCAAGTGAAGCAGGGAGCCACCAAAAACAAGGTTGGGAAATTTTCACAGATGCTGTAATCAAATTAATTTCTTCAAAAAAAGAAAATGTAATTTTTTTACTATGGGGAGGATTCGCAAAGAAAAAAATAAAAATTATTGATCAAAAAAAGCATCATATTTTAGAATCTGGTCACCCATCTCCTTTGAGTGCAAATAGGGGGTTTTGGTTCGGAAATGCACATTTTAGTACTACAAACGAGATTTTGAAAAAACTAAAAGAACCAACTGTTGTTTGGGATTTATAG
- a CDS encoding response regulator, with translation MEVKSILLVDDDESTNFINSVFIKKLDIDVDVYITLDGAEALELIDTSKDEEDFFPCLIILDINMPGMNGWAFLDNYKNLPASIKDNCVVVMTTVSEDEKDLIRANNNNDVKEYFQKPMSDEKFSTLIYKYFM, from the coding sequence ATGGAAGTAAAATCAATTTTATTAGTAGATGATGATGAATCTACTAACTTTATAAATAGCGTTTTTATAAAGAAGTTAGACATCGATGTTGATGTTTATATAACTTTAGATGGAGCCGAAGCCCTCGAATTAATTGATACTTCGAAAGATGAAGAGGATTTTTTCCCTTGTTTAATTATTTTAGATATCAATATGCCTGGTATGAATGGTTGGGCATTTTTAGATAATTATAAAAACTTACCAGCTTCTATAAAAGATAATTGTGTTGTTGTAATGACGACAGTTAGTGAAGATGAAAAAGATTTAATTAGAGCTAACAACAACAATGATGTTAAAGAATATTTTCAAAAGCCAATGTCTGATGAAAAATTCAGTACGTTAATTTACAAATATTTTATGTAA
- a CDS encoding substrate-binding domain-containing protein translates to MKKVKIIGVPEHFNMPWHLAIDENAFKERGIELEWTDIPEGTGKMCQMLADNETDLAIILTEGIVKSITEGNPTKIVQEYISSPLLWGIHVAADSTYKKISELENTKAAISRFGSGSHLMAYVMAEKENWNTEKLNFEVINNLEGAVTALTNNTADFFMWERFTTKPLVDNGTFRRIEDCPTPWPCFVVAATDSFIAENRSALKHILEVINMYTEEFKTIPSIDKTLSNSYNQKLEDIKEWLSITKWSQSKMENKTLENVQNSLLKLNLISEKINYKKILY, encoded by the coding sequence ATGAAAAAAGTTAAAATAATTGGTGTTCCAGAGCATTTTAATATGCCTTGGCATTTAGCTATTGATGAAAATGCTTTTAAAGAACGAGGTATTGAACTTGAATGGACAGATATACCTGAAGGCACAGGCAAAATGTGTCAAATGCTAGCCGATAATGAAACAGACCTAGCTATTATTTTAACAGAAGGTATTGTAAAAAGCATAACAGAAGGTAATCCTACAAAAATAGTTCAGGAATATATATCATCTCCTTTATTATGGGGTATACACGTTGCGGCTGATAGTACTTACAAAAAAATATCAGAATTAGAAAATACTAAGGCTGCTATTAGTAGGTTTGGAAGCGGTAGCCATCTAATGGCATACGTTATGGCTGAAAAGGAAAATTGGAATACAGAAAAGCTAAACTTTGAAGTTATAAATAATTTAGAGGGAGCTGTAACTGCTTTAACTAATAATACTGCAGACTTTTTTATGTGGGAAAGGTTTACTACAAAACCTTTAGTAGACAATGGAACCTTTAGAAGAATTGAAGATTGCCCTACTCCATGGCCATGTTTTGTAGTAGCTGCTACTGATAGCTTTATAGCGGAAAATAGGAGTGCTTTAAAACATATTTTAGAGGTGATAAATATGTATACAGAAGAGTTTAAGACGATTCCTAGTATTGATAAAACATTATCTAATTCATATAATCAAAAATTAGAAGATATTAAAGAATGGCTATCTATTACAAAATGGAGCCAATCAAAAATGGAAAATAAAACATTAGAAAATGTTCAAAATTCATTGTTGAAACTTAACTTAATTTCTGAGAAAATAAATTATAAAAAAATCCTATATTAA
- a CDS encoding nucleoside phosphorylase, which produces MKLESSELILNADKSIYHLNLLPEDIANTVITVGDPDRVSEVSKHFDSIELKKGKREFITHTGVLNGKRISVVSTGIGTDNIDIVLNELDALVNIDFDKREVKEKHTQLDIIRIGTSGAIQPHIPIDSFLLSEYAIGFDSLLRFYDAESILDDKIQDRFIAHTQWSKHKSTPYVVNFDADLASIIDSELLVKGFTATNVGFYGPQGRKLRLKTEDENLNSKLASFEYNGLNITNLEMETSGIYGLSKLLGHRAVSLNCIVANRSTGEFSATPTKSIETLIQYTLKKLTE; this is translated from the coding sequence ATGAAGCTAGAATCCTCAGAGCTTATCCTTAATGCTGATAAAAGCATTTATCACCTTAATTTATTACCCGAAGATATCGCCAACACAGTTATAACCGTGGGTGACCCTGATCGTGTTTCAGAAGTATCTAAACACTTTGATAGCATCGAATTAAAAAAAGGTAAAAGAGAATTTATTACACATACTGGTGTTTTAAATGGCAAACGAATATCTGTAGTATCTACAGGTATTGGTACTGATAATATTGATATTGTCTTAAATGAGCTAGATGCCTTAGTTAATATTGATTTTGATAAACGAGAAGTAAAAGAAAAACACACGCAACTAGATATCATTAGAATAGGTACATCAGGAGCTATACAACCACATATTCCGATCGATTCTTTTCTTTTAAGTGAATATGCAATTGGTTTTGATAGTTTACTACGTTTTTATGATGCTGAATCTATTTTAGACGATAAGATACAAGACAGGTTTATAGCACATACACAATGGTCTAAACATAAATCGACCCCTTATGTAGTAAATTTTGATGCAGATTTAGCTTCAATTATTGACTCCGAGCTTTTAGTGAAAGGTTTTACAGCAACTAATGTTGGTTTTTATGGCCCACAAGGAAGAAAATTAAGATTAAAAACAGAAGATGAGAACCTTAACTCAAAATTAGCTTCTTTTGAGTATAATGGTTTAAATATTACCAATTTAGAAATGGAAACTTCTGGTATATATGGTTTGTCTAAACTATTAGGTCATAGAGCTGTTTCTCTTAATTGTATTGTTGCAAACCGTAGCACTGGTGAATTTTCTGCAACACCAACAAAATCTATTGAAACACTAATACAATACACTCTTAAAAAGCTTACTGAATAA
- a CDS encoding DUF1835 domain-containing protein, protein MGSLLHITNGDNFTKKLKSLKLSGDIITWREMLCEGKTENNVGSESFWKTRFEFLNKNYKVSKSTFINKTLKEYRSLCNHKKEDQIVLWFEYDLFCQVNLLAVISWLKTHRKYAEISLVCSGKEDSSDTLFGLNELTDEQLRSKFENKVILTQDDIEYADYVWQLYCSDNPIRLENLTDFKNYQFKYLEKSIQSHLHRFPSIKNGLNEMETNILKQAIDKKPQSKTEFLQVLLKNQGILGFSDSQFQRALVRLKPLFTSFNPVRLSQKGKLILKGDTSYYSCIQQNDVYLGGALKYNFLFNSDTNKILKL, encoded by the coding sequence ATGGGCTCCCTACTTCATATTACAAACGGCGATAATTTTACAAAAAAATTAAAAAGTTTAAAACTTTCTGGAGATATCATAACTTGGCGTGAAATGCTTTGTGAAGGTAAAACAGAAAACAATGTAGGAAGTGAATCTTTTTGGAAAACTCGTTTTGAATTTCTAAATAAGAATTATAAAGTAAGTAAATCTACTTTTATAAATAAGACACTTAAAGAATACCGCTCTTTATGTAATCATAAAAAAGAAGATCAAATTGTTTTATGGTTTGAGTACGATTTATTTTGTCAGGTTAATTTGCTAGCTGTTATAAGTTGGTTAAAAACACATCGTAAATATGCTGAAATATCATTAGTTTGTAGTGGTAAGGAAGACAGTAGTGATACGCTTTTTGGCCTAAATGAATTAACAGACGAGCAATTACGTAGTAAATTTGAGAATAAGGTTATTTTAACACAAGATGATATTGAATATGCTGATTATGTATGGCAACTTTATTGTAGTGACAACCCTATTCGATTAGAAAATTTAACTGATTTTAAAAATTATCAATTTAAATATTTAGAAAAAAGCATTCAATCGCATCTACATAGATTCCCATCTATTAAAAATGGATTAAATGAAATGGAAACAAATATTTTGAAACAAGCTATTGATAAAAAGCCACAATCAAAAACAGAGTTCTTACAAGTATTACTTAAAAATCAAGGTATATTAGGTTTTAGCGACAGTCAATTTCAGAGAGCTTTAGTACGCTTAAAACCATTATTTACATCTTTTAATCCTGTGAGATTATCTCAAAAAGGGAAACTTATATTAAAAGGAGACACAAGCTACTACTCCTGTATTCAACAAAATGATGTTTACTTAGGTGGAGCTTTAAAGTATAATTTCCTTTTCAACTCAGATACAAACAAAATTTTAAAATTATAG
- a CDS encoding translation initiation factor, which produces MDLKDQLKNLFPEHKEEEIKKDVSSENKIWMQDDPILCKYEKRKGKPTTILEGYTGANEDFKKLAKEIKTKLSVGGSFKDDSIIIQGDYRDKIMQMLTEKGFKVKRVGG; this is translated from the coding sequence ATGGATTTAAAAGATCAACTTAAAAATCTTTTCCCAGAACACAAAGAAGAAGAAATAAAAAAAGATGTTTCTTCTGAAAATAAAATATGGATGCAAGACGATCCTATACTTTGTAAGTACGAGAAAAGAAAAGGTAAACCAACAACAATTTTAGAAGGTTATACTGGAGCTAATGAAGATTTTAAAAAATTAGCTAAAGAAATTAAGACAAAATTGAGTGTTGGTGGGTCATTTAAAGATGATTCTATAATTATACAAGGTGATTATAGAGATAAAATAATGCAAATGCTTACAGAAAAGGGTTTTAAAGTGAAAAGAGTTGGTGGTTAA
- a CDS encoding DUF1572 family protein gives MLDSLKFLFKRDLLKLKEEILSYTDESTMWKVDNNITNSTGNLCLHLVGNLNTFIGVGYGNTGYIRNRDAEFTLKNVDRAAMLKQIDDVIIVIEDTLNNIEASDLEKDCTIRLFNNEKKSNTYFLIHIASHLAYHLGQINYHRRFFD, from the coding sequence ATGTTAGACTCATTAAAATTTCTTTTCAAGAGAGATTTATTAAAACTTAAAGAGGAAATTTTGAGTTATACAGATGAAAGCACTATGTGGAAGGTTGATAACAACATTACAAATAGTACTGGCAACCTGTGTTTACATTTAGTTGGCAACTTAAACACTTTCATAGGTGTTGGTTATGGTAATACAGGATATATAAGAAATAGAGATGCCGAATTTACATTAAAAAACGTTGATCGTGCTGCCATGTTAAAGCAGATTGATGATGTAATAATTGTTATAGAAGATACGCTAAATAATATAGAAGCGTCTGATTTGGAGAAGGATTGTACAATCCGACTTTTTAATAATGAAAAAAAATCGAATACTTATTTTTTAATTCATATTGCATCACATCTAGCATATCATTTAGGACAAATAAATTATCACAGACGCTTTTTTGATTAA
- a CDS encoding isopenicillin N synthase family oxygenase, giving the protein MSGIPSVDLQDFVSGDANRKEKFIKEIGSAFEEIGFVALSGHFLSENLVENLYGEIKNFFKLPQEVKDSYEIPGIGGQRGYTSFGKEHAKGKKEGDLKEFWHFGQYVEDGTNLNEVYPDNVTVKELTDFNTVGEETYKMLEKTAKYVLRALAIHLNLEETYFDDYIKNGNSILRPIHYPPIQSEPKNAVRAAAHGDINLITLLMGAHGKGLQVKNHKDEWVDAIARPDQLMINVGDMLSRLTNNKLKSTIHQVVNPPKELWGTSRYSVPFFMHPISEMSLNCLDNCVTEDNPKLYEDITAGEFLHERLIELGLIKK; this is encoded by the coding sequence ATGAGTGGTATTCCAAGCGTAGATTTACAGGACTTTGTGTCTGGTGATGCTAATAGAAAAGAAAAATTCATAAAAGAAATAGGAAGTGCTTTTGAAGAAATTGGCTTTGTAGCGCTTAGTGGTCATTTTTTATCAGAAAATCTGGTAGAAAACCTATATGGCGAAATTAAAAACTTTTTCAAACTTCCGCAAGAAGTAAAAGATTCATACGAAATACCCGGTATTGGTGGTCAACGAGGATATACATCTTTCGGAAAAGAACATGCAAAAGGTAAAAAAGAAGGTGATTTAAAAGAGTTTTGGCATTTTGGACAGTATGTTGAAGATGGTACTAATTTAAATGAAGTATACCCTGATAATGTTACTGTTAAAGAGCTTACAGATTTCAATACTGTAGGTGAAGAAACGTATAAAATGCTTGAAAAAACAGCTAAATATGTTTTAAGAGCTTTAGCCATACATTTAAATTTAGAAGAAACATATTTTGATGATTATATCAAAAATGGAAACTCTATTTTAAGACCTATACATTATCCACCGATACAATCAGAACCTAAAAATGCAGTTAGAGCTGCTGCACATGGTGATATTAACTTGATTACATTGTTGATGGGTGCTCATGGAAAAGGATTACAGGTAAAAAACCATAAAGATGAATGGGTAGATGCTATTGCTAGACCAGATCAGTTAATGATTAATGTTGGTGATATGCTTTCTAGATTAACAAATAACAAGTTAAAATCTACAATACATCAAGTTGTAAACCCACCAAAAGAACTTTGGGGAACATCTAGATATTCTGTTCCATTTTTTATGCATCCTATAAGCGAAATGTCGCTAAATTGTTTAGATAATTGTGTTACTGAAGATAACCCTAAGTTATATGAAGATATTACAGCAGGAGAATTTTTACATGAGCGTTTGATTGAATTAGGATTAATAAAAAAATAA
- a CDS encoding thiamine pyrophosphate-dependent enzyme, translated as MQYTTFSVSDYKKIELYKKLIKPRMIEEKMLILLRQGKISKWFSGIGQEAISVGVTMAMHATEYILPMHRNLGVFTSREIPLHRLFAQWQGKSSGFTKGRDRSFHFGTQEYKIIGMISHLGPQLGVADGIALADKLKGVKHVTAVFTGEGATSEGDFHEALNVASVWNLPVLFCVENNGYGLSTPTKEQFNCEHIADKGIGYGMESHIIDGNNILEVYTKVNSLCCDLRENPRPILLEFKTFRMRGHEEASGTKYVPKELLDEWEVKDPISNYEKFLLEEGLLTNASIQEIKETIQVEIDENLQLAFNEDAITSTIEEEYNDVYKKFEYESHNPGVQKENIRLIDAVSQSLKQSMQKHDNLVIMGQDIADYGGVFKITEGFTDLFGKERVRNTPICESAIVSAGMGLSINGMKAVVEMQFADFVSSGFNPIVNYLAKSHYRWGEKADVVVRMPCGAGVGAGPFHSQTNEAWFTKTPGLKVVYPAFPYDAKGLLATAINDSNPVLFFEHKALYRSLYQDVPTDYYTLPFGEAAILETGNDVTIVTYGAGVHWALEALDVNKDISADLIDLRTLQPLDTTSIFSSVKKTGRLLILQEDSLFGSMASDISALVMENCFEYLDAPVKRVGSLDTPIPFSKNLENNYLPKERFKIALLELLAY; from the coding sequence ATGCAGTATACAACCTTCTCTGTTTCTGATTATAAAAAAATAGAACTTTATAAAAAGCTTATAAAACCACGTATGATTGAAGAGAAAATGTTGATTCTCTTACGTCAAGGTAAAATATCAAAATGGTTTAGTGGTATAGGTCAAGAAGCTATCTCTGTGGGTGTTACCATGGCTATGCATGCAACAGAATATATATTACCGATGCATAGAAATTTGGGTGTTTTTACATCTAGAGAAATTCCTTTACATAGGTTATTTGCACAATGGCAAGGTAAATCAAGTGGGTTTACAAAAGGTAGAGATCGTAGTTTTCATTTCGGAACTCAAGAGTATAAAATTATAGGAATGATTTCTCATCTAGGGCCACAATTAGGCGTTGCTGATGGTATTGCCCTTGCTGATAAACTAAAGGGAGTTAAACATGTTACGGCAGTTTTTACTGGAGAAGGAGCAACCAGTGAAGGTGATTTTCATGAAGCATTAAATGTAGCTTCGGTATGGAATTTACCTGTTTTATTTTGCGTTGAAAATAATGGTTACGGCTTATCAACACCAACTAAAGAACAATTTAACTGTGAGCATATTGCCGATAAGGGTATTGGGTATGGTATGGAATCGCATATTATTGATGGTAATAATATTTTAGAAGTTTATACAAAAGTAAATTCTCTTTGTTGTGATTTAAGAGAGAATCCTCGACCTATTTTATTGGAATTTAAAACCTTTAGAATGCGTGGCCATGAAGAGGCTAGTGGCACTAAATATGTGCCTAAAGAGTTGTTAGATGAATGGGAAGTTAAAGACCCAATTTCTAATTACGAAAAGTTTTTGCTTGAAGAAGGTTTATTAACTAATGCGAGCATTCAAGAAATTAAAGAAACAATACAAGTAGAGATTGATGAAAATTTACAATTAGCTTTTAATGAAGATGCTATTACGTCAACAATAGAAGAGGAATATAATGATGTTTATAAGAAATTTGAATATGAAAGCCATAATCCTGGCGTTCAGAAAGAGAATATAAGGTTAATTGACGCAGTTTCTCAAAGTTTAAAACAATCGATGCAAAAGCATGATAACCTTGTTATAATGGGGCAAGATATTGCTGATTATGGCGGTGTTTTTAAAATTACAGAAGGGTTTACTGATCTTTTTGGTAAAGAAAGAGTTCGTAATACACCTATTTGTGAATCTGCTATAGTTTCTGCAGGTATGGGACTGTCTATAAACGGAATGAAAGCTGTTGTTGAAATGCAATTTGCCGATTTTGTAAGTAGTGGTTTTAATCCTATTGTTAATTATTTAGCTAAATCTCATTACAGATGGGGAGAAAAAGCAGATGTAGTAGTGCGCATGCCATGCGGAGCAGGTGTTGGTGCAGGTCCGTTTCACTCACAAACAAACGAAGCTTGGTTTACTAAAACTCCCGGTTTAAAAGTCGTATATCCTGCTTTTCCGTATGATGCTAAAGGTCTTTTAGCAACTGCTATTAATGATTCGAATCCTGTTTTATTTTTTGAACACAAGGCTTTGTACCGTAGTTTATATCAAGATGTACCTACAGATTATTATACACTTCCCTTTGGAGAGGCCGCTATTTTAGAAACAGGTAATGATGTTACTATCGTTACCTATGGCGCAGGTGTACATTGGGCCTTAGAAGCTTTAGATGTTAATAAAGATATCAGTGCCGATTTAATAGATTTAAGAACTTTACAACCTTTAGATACAACTTCAATTTTTTCATCGGTTAAAAAAACAGGCCGATTATTAATTTTACAAGAAGACAGTTTGTTTGGCAGTATGGCAAGTGATATTTCAGCCTTGGTAATGGAAAATTGCTTCGAATACTTAGATGCACCTGTTAAAAGAGTTGGGAGTTTAGATACACCAATCCCATTTTCTAAAAACCTTGAAAACAACTATTTACCAAAAGAGAGGTTTAAAATAGCCTTGCTCGAATTACTGGCATACTAG
- a CDS encoding lipocalin family protein: MRKIMVLSLVFTMLLASCSATKAVREKRDVINGTWTLNDVNYTDQDGTFKSILFNDAQDICFEGSTWFFRDNNSTGSYTIAPSSLCSDGDRFIRWSVIESEMGLNQLQFKMIDEKKNDVSGGLGYRLDIENLTETTMTLKSRVTANGSPVSVVYKFSKQQ; encoded by the coding sequence ATGAGAAAAATTATGGTATTGAGCCTAGTATTCACAATGCTTTTAGCATCGTGCTCGGCTACAAAAGCAGTACGTGAAAAGAGAGATGTAATTAATGGTACATGGACTTTAAATGATGTTAATTATACAGACCAAGACGGAACTTTCAAATCTATATTATTTAACGATGCACAAGATATCTGTTTCGAAGGCAGTACTTGGTTTTTTAGAGATAATAATAGTACTGGATCTTATACAATAGCTCCTTCTAGTTTATGTAGTGATGGCGATCGTTTTATAAGGTGGTCAGTTATTGAAAGTGAAATGGGTTTAAACCAACTTCAGTTTAAAATGATTGATGAAAAGAAAAACGATGTTTCTGGTGGATTAGGATACCGTTTAGATATCGAAAATTTAACGGAAACTACAATGACGCTTAAGTCTAGAGTTACGGCAAACGGATCTCCTGTTTCTGTTGTTTACAAATTCTCAAAACAACAATAA
- a CDS encoding OmpA family protein: MKNIAIKVSSIVMVLALTVSCSAVKNANNKQKGAVIGAGSGAAIGGIIGNNVGKGNNTALGAILGAVVGGAAGGYIGNRMDKQAERIEEEIPGAEVTRVGEGINVVFNEDAGVYFDTNKSVVKGTSATTLDKLTGILNEYPDTNILIEGHTDSAGADEYNMTLSKQRAQSVSQYLSDNGIMPYRLTTKWYGEAQPKADNTTNEGKAKNRRVEVVIVANDQLKEEAKTKTE; the protein is encoded by the coding sequence ATGAAAAATATAGCAATAAAAGTATCATCAATTGTAATGGTATTAGCACTTACAGTGAGCTGTAGTGCCGTTAAAAATGCAAATAATAAACAAAAAGGTGCTGTAATTGGTGCAGGTAGTGGTGCCGCCATTGGTGGCATTATTGGTAACAATGTAGGTAAAGGAAACAATACTGCTTTAGGGGCTATTTTAGGTGCCGTAGTTGGTGGTGCTGCAGGTGGTTATATTGGTAACCGAATGGATAAGCAAGCGGAACGTATTGAAGAAGAAATACCTGGTGCCGAAGTAACAAGAGTTGGTGAAGGCATCAACGTTGTTTTTAATGAAGATGCAGGTGTTTATTTTGATACAAATAAATCAGTAGTTAAAGGTACATCAGCAACTACATTAGATAAATTAACTGGTATTTTAAATGAATACCCTGATACAAATATTTTAATAGAAGGTCATACCGATAGTGCTGGTGCAGATGAATATAACATGACGTTATCAAAACAAAGAGCTCAATCTGTATCTCAATATCTTTCAGATAATGGTATCATGCCTTATCGTTTAACAACTAAATGGTATGGAGAAGCACAGCCTAAGGCCGATAATACTACAAATGAAGGTAAAGCCAAAAACCGTAGAGTAGAAGTGGTAATTGTTGCTAATGATCAATTAAAAGAGGAAGCAAAGACTAAAACCGAATAA